One window of the Klebsiella sp. WP3-W18-ESBL-02 genome contains the following:
- a CDS encoding MFS transporter, with protein sequence MTELPANVRWQLWIVAFGFFMQSLDTTIVNTALPSMALSLGESPLHMHMVVVAYVLTVAVMLPASGWLADRVGVRNIFFTAIILFTLGSLFCSLAGTLNELVMARVLQGIGGAMMVPVGRLTVMKIVPREQYMAAMTFVTLPGQIGPLLGPALGGILVEYASWHWIFLINIPVGIVGCIATLMLMPNYTVQTRRFDLSGFIVLALGMATLTLALDGQKGLGISPWMMAALVGVGLASILIYLWHARGNDSALFSLKLFHTPTFSLGLAGSFVGRIGSGMLPFMTPVFLQIGLGFTPFHAGLMMIPMVLGSMGMKRIVVQVVNHFGYRHVLVVATLGLSLISLLFMFTALAGWYYALPVVLFIQGMVNSSRFSSMNTLTLKDLPDDHASSGNSLLSMIMQLSMSIGVTLAGLLLGMFGQQHIAIGSAATHHVFMYTYLCMAIIIALPALVFARVPDDTSKNVVIARRKLKE encoded by the coding sequence ATGACTGAGCTCCCGGCTAACGTACGCTGGCAACTGTGGATCGTGGCGTTTGGCTTTTTTATGCAATCGCTGGACACCACCATCGTGAACACCGCCCTCCCCTCAATGGCCCTGAGCCTGGGGGAGAGCCCGCTGCACATGCACATGGTGGTGGTTGCCTACGTGCTGACCGTCGCCGTTATGCTGCCAGCCAGCGGCTGGTTGGCTGACCGGGTTGGCGTGCGCAATATTTTCTTCACCGCCATCATCCTCTTTACCCTGGGGTCACTGTTCTGCTCGCTCGCCGGGACGCTCAACGAGCTGGTGATGGCTCGCGTGCTGCAGGGGATCGGCGGGGCAATGATGGTCCCCGTCGGCAGGCTAACGGTGATGAAAATCGTCCCGCGCGAGCAGTACATGGCGGCAATGACCTTCGTCACCCTTCCCGGACAGATTGGCCCGCTGCTGGGGCCAGCGCTGGGCGGGATACTGGTCGAGTATGCCTCATGGCACTGGATTTTCCTGATCAACATCCCAGTCGGCATCGTCGGCTGTATCGCAACTCTGATGCTGATGCCCAACTACACCGTGCAGACGCGGCGCTTCGATCTGTCCGGTTTTATCGTGCTGGCGCTGGGCATGGCCACCTTAACCCTCGCGCTCGACGGCCAAAAGGGGCTGGGCATTTCACCGTGGATGATGGCCGCGCTGGTCGGCGTTGGTCTGGCATCCATCCTGATCTATCTGTGGCACGCACGGGGCAACGACAGCGCGCTGTTTAGCCTCAAGCTGTTTCATACCCCCACCTTCTCTTTAGGGCTGGCGGGCAGCTTCGTCGGCCGTATCGGCAGCGGCATGCTGCCGTTTATGACGCCGGTATTTCTGCAAATTGGCCTCGGCTTCACCCCGTTCCACGCCGGCTTGATGATGATCCCAATGGTGCTAGGCAGCATGGGGATGAAACGTATCGTCGTGCAGGTGGTTAACCACTTCGGCTATCGCCACGTGCTGGTTGTTGCCACCCTCGGGCTGTCGCTAATCAGCCTGCTGTTTATGTTTACCGCGCTGGCAGGCTGGTACTACGCCCTACCGGTCGTGCTGTTTATTCAGGGAATGGTGAACTCCAGCCGTTTCTCGTCAATGAATACCCTGACGCTGAAAGACCTGCCGGACGACCATGCCAGCAGCGGCAACAGCCTGCTGTCGATGATAATGCAGCTGTCGATGAGTATCGGCGTAACCCTCGCCGGGCTCCTGCTGGGAATGTTTGGCCAGCAGCACATCGCCATCGGCAGCGCGGCGACGCATCACGTCTTTATGTACACCTATCTTTGTATGGCCATCATTATTGCGCTTCCCGCTCTCGTCTTCGCGCGCGTGCCGGACGACACCAGCAAAAACGTGGTTATTGCCCGACGCAAACTGAAGGAGTAG
- the mdtC gene encoding multidrug efflux RND transporter permease subunit MdtC yields the protein MKFFALFIYRPVATILISVAITLCGVLGFRLLPVAPLPQVDFPVIMVSASLPGASPETMASSVATPLERSLGRIAGVNEMTSSSSLGSTRIILEFNFDRDINGAARDVQAAINAAQNLLPSGMPSRPTYRKANPSDSPIMILTLTSDTYSQGELYDFASTQLAQSIAQIDGVGDVDVGGSSLPAVRVDLNPQALFNQGVSLDAVRTAISNANVRKPQGAIDDSTQRWQVQTNDELKKAAEYQPLIVHYNNGAAVRLGDVATVSDSVQDVRNAGMTNAKPAILLMIRKLPEANIIDTVDRIRAELPELQQTIPAAIDLQIAQDRSPTIRASLEEVEQTLVISVALVILVVFLFLRSGRATLIPAVAVPVSLIGTFAAMYLCGFSLNNLSLMALTIATGFVVDDAIVVLENISRHLEAGMKPLQAALQGSREVGFTVLSMSVSLVAVFLPLLLMGGLPGRLLREFAVTLSVAIGISLAVSLTLTPMMCGWMLKSSRAHTPNRNKGIGRLLIAMQRGYAKSLHWVLAHARLVGVVFLATIALNIWLYISIPKTFFPEQDTGVLMGGIQADQSISFQAMRGKLQDFMKIIREDPAVDNVTGFTGGSRVNSGMMFITLKPRDVRQASAQQIIDRLRKKLAKEPGANLFLMAVQDIRVGGRQANASYQYTLLSDDLSALREWEPKIRKALAALPELADVNSDQQDNGAEMDLVYDRETMSRLGISVEAANSLLNNAFGQRQISTIYQPLNQYKVVMEVDPVYTQDVSALDKMFVINGEGKAIPLSYFAKWQPANAPLSVNHQGLSAASTVSFNLPTGKSLSEASDAINRTMTQLGVPSTVRGSFAGTAQVFQDTMNSQVILIIAAIATVYIVLGILYESYVHPLTILSTLPSAGVGALLALELFNAPFSLIALIGIMLLIGIVKKNAIMMVDFALEAQRNGNLPPEQAIFQACLLRFRPIMMTTLAALFGALPLVLSGGDGSELRQPLGITIVGGLAMSQLLTLYTTPVVYLFFDRLRLRFSRQPRQSATE from the coding sequence GTGAAATTTTTTGCGCTCTTCATTTACCGCCCGGTAGCGACGATTTTGATTTCCGTCGCCATCACGCTGTGCGGCGTGCTGGGCTTTCGTCTACTGCCGGTCGCGCCGCTGCCGCAAGTCGATTTCCCGGTGATAATGGTCAGCGCCTCGCTGCCGGGGGCCTCGCCGGAAACCATGGCCTCGTCCGTCGCCACGCCGCTGGAGCGGTCGTTGGGGCGTATTGCGGGCGTGAACGAAATGACCTCCAGCAGTTCGCTGGGCAGCACGCGAATCATTCTGGAATTTAATTTCGACCGCGACATCAACGGCGCTGCGCGTGACGTGCAGGCGGCGATCAACGCCGCGCAAAACCTGCTGCCGAGCGGCATGCCGAGCCGTCCGACCTACCGCAAGGCCAATCCGTCAGATTCGCCGATTATGATCCTGACGCTGACCTCGGACACCTACTCGCAGGGCGAACTGTACGATTTCGCTTCCACCCAATTGGCGCAAAGCATCGCGCAGATTGACGGCGTCGGCGATGTAGACGTTGGCGGTAGCTCGTTGCCCGCCGTTCGCGTCGACCTCAATCCGCAGGCGCTGTTTAACCAGGGCGTGTCGCTGGATGCGGTACGCACCGCCATCAGCAACGCTAACGTGCGCAAGCCGCAGGGGGCCATTGACGACAGTACCCAGCGTTGGCAGGTGCAAACCAACGATGAGCTGAAAAAAGCGGCCGAATATCAGCCGCTGATTGTGCACTATAACAACGGCGCAGCGGTGCGTCTGGGCGACGTGGCAACGGTCAGCGACTCGGTACAGGATGTGCGCAACGCCGGGATGACCAACGCCAAACCGGCCATTCTGCTGATGATCCGCAAGCTGCCGGAAGCCAATATTATCGACACCGTTGACCGGATCCGCGCCGAGCTGCCGGAACTTCAGCAGACCATTCCGGCGGCCATTGACCTGCAAATCGCTCAGGACCGTTCCCCGACCATTCGCGCCTCACTCGAAGAAGTGGAACAGACGCTGGTGATTTCGGTGGCGCTGGTGATTCTGGTGGTGTTCCTGTTCCTGCGATCCGGCCGCGCGACGCTGATTCCGGCGGTCGCGGTACCGGTGTCGCTTATCGGCACCTTCGCCGCCATGTACCTTTGCGGCTTTAGCCTCAACAACCTGTCCCTGATGGCGCTGACCATCGCCACCGGCTTTGTGGTGGATGATGCCATCGTGGTGCTGGAGAACATTTCCCGCCACCTGGAAGCGGGCATGAAACCGCTACAGGCAGCGCTGCAGGGTAGCCGTGAAGTCGGCTTTACCGTGCTGTCGATGAGCGTGTCGCTGGTGGCGGTGTTCCTGCCGCTGCTGCTGATGGGCGGCCTGCCCGGCAGGCTGCTGCGTGAGTTTGCCGTGACGCTGTCGGTCGCGATCGGGATTTCGCTCGCCGTCTCGCTGACCCTCACGCCGATGATGTGCGGCTGGATGCTGAAATCCAGCCGAGCGCATACCCCTAACCGTAACAAAGGCATCGGCCGCCTGCTGATTGCCATGCAGCGCGGCTATGCCAAATCGCTGCACTGGGTGCTGGCGCACGCCCGGCTGGTGGGCGTCGTGTTCCTTGCCACCATCGCGCTGAACATATGGCTGTACATCTCAATCCCCAAAACCTTTTTCCCGGAGCAGGATACCGGCGTACTGATGGGCGGCATTCAGGCCGACCAGAGCATCTCTTTCCAGGCGATGCGCGGTAAGCTTCAGGATTTTATGAAAATTATCCGTGAGGATCCGGCGGTAGATAACGTCACCGGCTTTACCGGCGGCTCGCGCGTGAACAGCGGCATGATGTTTATCACCCTCAAACCGCGCGACGTACGTCAGGCATCGGCGCAGCAGATTATCGATCGGCTGCGTAAAAAGCTCGCCAAAGAGCCGGGCGCGAACCTGTTCTTAATGGCGGTACAGGATATCCGCGTCGGCGGCCGTCAGGCCAACGCCAGCTACCAGTACACGCTGCTGTCGGACGATCTTAGCGCCCTGCGCGAATGGGAGCCTAAGATCCGCAAAGCGCTGGCCGCGCTGCCGGAACTGGCGGACGTCAACTCGGATCAGCAGGACAACGGCGCGGAAATGGACCTGGTCTACGATCGGGAAACGATGTCGCGGCTGGGCATCAGCGTGGAAGCCGCCAACAGCCTGCTGAACAACGCCTTCGGTCAGCGACAGATATCCACTATCTATCAGCCGTTGAACCAGTACAAAGTGGTGATGGAGGTCGACCCGGTCTATACCCAGGACGTCAGCGCGCTGGATAAAATGTTTGTCATCAACGGCGAAGGCAAAGCGATCCCGCTGTCCTACTTTGCTAAATGGCAGCCGGCAAACGCCCCGCTGTCGGTTAACCACCAGGGGCTGTCAGCAGCCTCAACCGTTTCCTTCAACCTGCCGACCGGGAAATCGCTGTCAGAAGCCAGCGATGCGATTAACCGTACCATGACGCAGCTTGGCGTCCCCTCAACGGTTCGCGGTTCGTTTGCCGGGACGGCGCAGGTGTTCCAGGATACGATGAACTCGCAGGTGATCCTGATTATCGCCGCCATTGCCACGGTCTATATCGTGCTGGGTATTCTGTACGAAAGCTACGTCCACCCGCTGACCATTCTCTCTACCCTGCCCTCGGCTGGCGTCGGGGCGCTGCTGGCGCTGGAGCTGTTCAATGCCCCGTTCAGCCTAATTGCCTTAATCGGGATCATGCTATTAATTGGCATTGTGAAGAAAAACGCCATCATGATGGTCGACTTCGCCCTTGAGGCGCAGCGAAACGGCAATCTGCCGCCGGAGCAGGCGATATTCCAGGCCTGCCTGCTGCGTTTCCGCCCGATTATGATGACCACGCTGGCGGCGCTGTTTGGCGCACTGCCGCTGGTGCTCTCGGGGGGCGATGGTTCAGAACTGCGCCAGCCGCTGGGGATTACGATCGTCGGTGGGCTGGCGATGAGCCAGCTGTTAACGCTCTATACCACGCCGGTGGTATATCTGTTCTTCGATCGTCTGCGTCTGCGTTTTTCACGTCAACCCCGACAATCGGCAACGGAATAA
- a CDS encoding MdtB/MuxB family multidrug efflux RND transporter permease subunit produces the protein MQVLPPSNTGGPSRLFIMRPVATTLLMVAILLAGIIGYRFLPVSALPEVDYPTIQVVTLYPGASPDVVTSAITAPLERQFGQMSGLKQMSSQSSGGASVVTLQFQLTLPLDVAEQEVQAAINAATNLLPSDLPNPPVYSKVNPADPPIMTLAVTSSATPMTEVEDMVETRVAQKISQVSGVGLVTLAGGQRPAVRVKLNAQAIAALGLTSEDIRTAITSANVNSAKGSLDGPARAVTLSANDQMQSAQEYRQLIVAYKNGAPIRLGDVATIEQGAENTWLGAWANKKQAIVMNVQRQPGANIISTADSIRQMLPQLTESLPKSVNVEVLSDRTTNIRASVSDTQFELMLAIALVVMIIYLFLRNVPATIIPGVAVPLSLVGTFAVMVFLDFSINNLTLMALTIATGFVVDDAIVVIENISRYIEKGEKPMAAALKGAGEIGFTIISLTFSLIAVLIPLLFMGDIVGRLFREFAVTLAVAILISAVVSLTLTPMMCARMLSHESLRKQNRFSRASERFFDRVIAVYGHLLARVLNHPWLTLSVALGTLALSVILWITIPKGFFPIQDNGIIQGTLQAPQSVSFASMAQRQQTVADAILKDPAVESLTSFVGVDGTNPALNSARLQINLKPLSERDDRVQTVIGRLQQSVDRIPGVELYLQPTQDLTIDTTVSRTQYQFTLQANSLDALSEWVPQLMAELQTLPQLSDVSSDWQDKGLVAYVNVDRDSASRLGISMADVDNALYNAFGQRLISTIYTQANQYRVVLEHDTRATPGLAALDNVRLTSSDGGIVPLTAIAKVEQRFAPLSINHLDQFPVTTISFNVPDNYSLGDAVQAIMDSEKTLNFPADIRTEFQGSTLAFQSALSSTVWLVVAAVVAMYIVLGVLYESFIHPITILSTLPTAGVGALLALMIAGNELDVIAIIGIILLIGIVKKNAIMMIDFALAAEREQGMAPREAIYQACLLRFRPILMTTLAALLGALPLMLSTGVGAELRRPLGIGMVGGLLVSQVLTLFTTPVIYLLFDRLSLYLKSRFPHREEEA, from the coding sequence ATGCAAGTATTACCGCCGAGCAATACTGGCGGCCCATCCCGCCTGTTTATTATGCGCCCGGTCGCCACCACCCTGCTGATGGTGGCGATCCTGCTGGCCGGGATCATCGGCTACCGTTTCCTGCCCGTTTCCGCGCTGCCGGAAGTGGACTATCCGACCATTCAGGTCGTCACCCTGTATCCGGGCGCCAGCCCGGATGTGGTGACGTCGGCGATTACCGCGCCGCTTGAGCGTCAGTTTGGCCAGATGTCCGGCCTCAAGCAGATGTCGTCGCAGAGCTCCGGCGGCGCATCGGTCGTCACCCTTCAGTTCCAGCTGACGCTCCCGCTGGACGTCGCCGAGCAGGAAGTGCAGGCGGCGATTAACGCCGCCACCAACCTGTTGCCGAGCGATCTGCCTAATCCACCGGTTTACAGCAAGGTCAACCCGGCGGATCCGCCGATAATGACCCTCGCCGTCACCTCGTCCGCCACGCCGATGACGGAAGTGGAAGATATGGTGGAAACCCGCGTAGCGCAGAAAATCTCCCAGGTCTCCGGCGTCGGGCTGGTCACGCTGGCGGGCGGCCAACGTCCGGCGGTGCGCGTGAAGCTCAACGCTCAGGCCATTGCCGCACTGGGGCTGACCAGCGAAGATATTCGCACCGCCATCACCAGCGCCAACGTCAACTCCGCAAAAGGCAGCCTCGACGGCCCGGCGCGCGCGGTAACGCTTTCGGCAAACGATCAGATGCAGTCCGCGCAGGAATACCGTCAGCTGATCGTCGCCTATAAAAACGGCGCGCCAATTCGCCTTGGCGACGTAGCGACCATTGAGCAAGGTGCAGAGAATACCTGGCTTGGCGCGTGGGCCAATAAAAAACAGGCCATCGTGATGAACGTGCAACGTCAGCCGGGCGCGAATATCATCTCGACCGCGGACAGCATTCGTCAGATGCTGCCGCAGCTGACCGAAAGTTTGCCGAAATCAGTCAACGTTGAGGTGCTCTCTGACCGCACCACCAACATTCGCGCTTCAGTGTCCGACACGCAGTTCGAACTGATGCTGGCGATTGCGCTGGTGGTCATGATTATTTATCTGTTCCTGCGTAACGTCCCGGCGACGATCATTCCCGGGGTCGCCGTACCGCTGTCGCTGGTCGGCACGTTTGCGGTCATGGTGTTTCTCGACTTCTCTATCAACAACCTGACGTTAATGGCGCTGACTATCGCCACCGGCTTCGTGGTCGATGATGCGATTGTGGTTATCGAGAACATCTCACGCTATATCGAAAAGGGCGAGAAACCGATGGCCGCGGCGCTGAAAGGCGCGGGCGAGATTGGCTTTACCATCATCTCACTGACCTTCTCCCTGATCGCAGTGCTGATCCCGCTGCTGTTTATGGGCGATATTGTCGGTCGTCTGTTCCGTGAATTTGCTGTCACTCTCGCGGTGGCGATACTGATATCCGCGGTGGTGTCGTTAACCCTGACGCCGATGATGTGCGCAAGGATGCTGAGCCACGAATCACTGCGCAAACAGAATCGGTTCTCACGCGCCAGCGAGCGATTCTTTGACCGGGTGATTGCCGTCTACGGCCATCTGCTGGCGCGCGTACTCAACCATCCATGGCTGACGCTGAGCGTAGCGCTGGGCACGCTGGCGCTGTCGGTTATCCTGTGGATAACGATTCCCAAAGGCTTTTTCCCGATTCAGGATAACGGCATTATCCAGGGGACCCTACAAGCGCCGCAGTCGGTTTCATTCGCCAGCATGGCGCAACGTCAGCAAACGGTGGCTGACGCCATTTTGAAAGACCCGGCGGTAGAAAGTCTGACCTCCTTTGTGGGCGTCGACGGCACCAACCCGGCGCTAAACAGCGCACGTCTGCAAATTAACCTCAAACCGCTCAGCGAACGCGATGACCGCGTTCAGACGGTCATCGGCCGCCTGCAGCAATCGGTTGACCGCATTCCCGGGGTCGAGCTGTATTTACAGCCGACGCAGGATTTAACCATCGACACCACCGTCAGCCGCACCCAGTACCAGTTTACGCTGCAGGCCAATTCGCTGGACGCGCTGAGCGAGTGGGTTCCGCAGCTGATGGCCGAACTGCAGACGCTGCCGCAGCTTTCCGACGTCAGCAGCGACTGGCAGGACAAAGGGCTGGTCGCCTACGTTAACGTTGACCGCGACAGCGCCAGCCGTCTCGGCATTTCAATGGCCGACGTCGACAACGCGTTGTACAACGCCTTTGGCCAGCGGCTGATTTCAACCATTTACACCCAGGCCAACCAGTACCGCGTGGTGCTGGAGCATGACACCCGCGCAACGCCGGGGCTGGCGGCGCTGGATAACGTGCGCCTGACCAGCAGCGACGGCGGCATCGTACCGCTGACCGCCATTGCTAAGGTTGAGCAGCGCTTTGCGCCGCTGTCGATCAATCATCTCGATCAGTTCCCGGTGACCACCATCTCGTTCAACGTGCCGGATAACTATTCGCTGGGTGACGCGGTGCAGGCAATCATGGACTCGGAGAAAACGCTGAATTTCCCGGCCGATATCCGCACCGAGTTCCAGGGCAGCACCCTCGCCTTCCAGTCGGCGCTCAGCAGCACCGTCTGGCTGGTGGTTGCGGCGGTCGTCGCGATGTACATTGTGCTGGGCGTACTGTATGAAAGCTTTATTCACCCGATCACCATTCTCTCGACCCTGCCGACGGCAGGCGTCGGCGCCCTGCTGGCGCTGATGATTGCGGGCAACGAGCTGGACGTGATCGCCATCATCGGGATAATTCTGTTGATCGGCATCGTGAAGAAAAACGCAATCATGATGATCGACTTTGCGCTCGCCGCCGAACGCGAACAAGGGATGGCGCCGCGAGAAGCTATCTATCAGGCCTGCCTGCTGCGTTTTCGCCCTATTCTGATGACCACGCTGGCCGCCCTGCTCGGCGCACTGCCGCTGATGCTGAGTACCGGCGTCGGCGCCGAACTGCGTCGCCCGTTGGGGATCGGTATGGTCGGCGGGCTGCTGGTTAGCCAGGTGCTGACGCTGTTCACCACGCCGGTTATCTACCTGCTGTTCGATCGTCTGTCGCTGTACCTGAAAAGCCGATTCCCGCACCGTGAAGAGGAAGCGTAA
- a CDS encoding YegP family protein produces MAGWFELSKSSNDQFRFVLKAGNGEIILTSELYTTRAAAEKGIASVRVNSPLDAHYEKKTATNGKFHFNLKAGNHQVIGTSQLYATEQSRDKGIASVKTNGASETVKDNT; encoded by the coding sequence ATGGCTGGTTGGTTTGAATTAAGCAAAAGCAGCAACGATCAGTTCCGATTTGTTCTGAAAGCGGGAAACGGGGAGATTATCCTGACCAGCGAGCTCTATACCACCCGAGCCGCGGCGGAAAAAGGCATCGCCTCCGTGCGCGTGAATAGCCCGCTGGACGCGCATTACGAGAAGAAAACGGCCACTAACGGTAAATTTCACTTCAACCTCAAGGCGGGCAACCACCAGGTCATTGGCACCAGCCAGCTGTATGCCACCGAGCAGTCGCGCGATAAGGGCATCGCGTCGGTAAAAACCAACGGTGCCAGCGAAACCGTGAAAGATAATACCTGA
- the baeS gene encoding two-component system sensor histidine kinase BaeS has product MKLWRPGISGKLFLVILTTCIVLLISMHWAVRVSFERGFIDYIKRGNEQRLQLLSDALAEQYALHGNWRFLRNNDRFVFQILRSFEHDNGEDRMPPGPPGPDGGPDRAPDRGGPDRGGMPPHGWRTQFWVVDQKARVLVGPREAVPIDGTRRGIIVNGAEVGAVIASPVERLTRNTDINFDRQQRRTSWLIVGLATLLAALATFPLARGLLAPVRRLVEGTHKLAAGDFSTRVPVSSGDELGKLAQDFNRLASTLEKNQQMRRDLMADISHELRTPLAVLRGELEAIQDGVRKFTPESVTSLQAEVATLTKLVDDLHQLSMSDEGALAYQKAPVDIIALVEIAADAFRERLASRGLTLNLALAENATVFGDPDRLMQLFNNLLENSLRYTDSGGQVQIRSELLAQSIVLEFADSSPGVSDEQLSRLCERFYRTEGSRNRASGGSGLGLAICANIVAAHGGQLHVGHSPFGGVSIKVELPLERVIPREI; this is encoded by the coding sequence GTGAAATTATGGCGCCCGGGTATCTCCGGCAAACTGTTTCTCGTCATTTTAACCACCTGTATCGTGCTGCTTATCAGCATGCACTGGGCCGTGCGTGTTAGCTTCGAGCGCGGCTTTATTGACTACATTAAGCGCGGCAACGAGCAGCGGCTGCAGCTGCTGAGCGACGCGCTGGCGGAACAGTACGCGCTGCACGGAAACTGGCGTTTTTTACGCAATAACGACCGCTTCGTGTTCCAGATCCTGCGCTCCTTCGAGCACGATAACGGTGAAGATCGTATGCCGCCAGGCCCTCCCGGCCCCGACGGCGGGCCTGACCGCGCGCCCGATCGCGGCGGCCCGGATCGCGGGGGTATGCCGCCCCACGGCTGGCGAACACAGTTTTGGGTTGTCGATCAAAAAGCCCGCGTACTGGTCGGCCCGCGTGAAGCGGTGCCGATTGACGGCACCCGGCGCGGTATTATTGTCAACGGCGCTGAAGTCGGTGCGGTGATCGCTTCGCCGGTAGAACGCCTGACCCGCAACACGGATATTAACTTCGATCGCCAGCAGCGGCGTACCAGCTGGCTTATCGTCGGCCTGGCCACGCTGCTCGCGGCGCTGGCCACCTTCCCGCTGGCGCGCGGTCTGCTCGCGCCGGTGCGGCGGCTGGTTGAAGGCACCCACAAGCTGGCTGCGGGCGATTTTTCTACCCGCGTTCCGGTCAGCAGCGGTGATGAACTGGGCAAGCTGGCGCAGGATTTTAACCGCCTCGCCAGCACGCTGGAAAAAAACCAGCAGATGCGTCGGGACCTGATGGCCGACATATCCCACGAGCTGCGCACGCCGCTGGCGGTACTGCGCGGCGAACTGGAGGCAATTCAGGACGGCGTGCGCAAATTCACCCCGGAATCGGTCACCTCGCTACAGGCTGAAGTCGCGACGCTGACCAAGCTGGTGGACGATCTCCACCAGCTTTCGATGTCCGACGAAGGTGCGCTGGCCTACCAGAAAGCGCCTGTCGATATCATTGCGCTGGTTGAAATTGCCGCTGACGCCTTCCGCGAGCGTCTGGCCAGTCGTGGGCTCACGCTCAATCTGGCACTGGCAGAAAACGCCACCGTCTTTGGCGATCCGGATCGCCTGATGCAGCTGTTTAATAACCTGCTGGAAAACAGTCTGCGCTACACCGACAGCGGTGGGCAGGTACAGATTCGCAGCGAGCTGCTGGCGCAAAGCATCGTGCTGGAATTTGCCGACAGCAGCCCCGGCGTCAGCGATGAACAGCTAAGCCGACTTTGTGAACGCTTTTACCGCACCGAAGGCTCGCGCAACCGCGCCAGCGGCGGATCCGGCCTGGGGCTGGCTATCTGCGCGAATATTGTTGCCGCCCACGGCGGCCAGCTCCACGTCGGACATTCGCCTTTTGGCGGGGTTAGCATTAAAGTAGAATTACCGCTGGAACGCGTAATACCGAGAGAAATATGA
- the baeR gene encoding two-component system response regulator BaeR has protein sequence MTELPIDENAPRILIVEDEPKLGQLLIDYLLAANYAPTLINHGDKVLPYVRQTPPDLILLDLMLPGTDGLTLCREIRRFSEVPIVMVTAKIEEIDRLLGLEIGADDYICKPYSPREVVARVKTILRRCRPRQELQALDEQSPLVVDETRFQASWRERLLDLTPAEFRLLKTLSQEPGKVFSREQLLNHLYDDYRVVTDRTIDSHIKNLRRKLESLDAEQSFIRAVYGVGYRWEADACRMA, from the coding sequence ATGACCGAGTTACCGATTGATGAAAACGCCCCACGCATTCTGATCGTTGAAGATGAACCCAAGCTGGGGCAGTTGCTCATCGACTATTTACTGGCAGCCAATTATGCGCCAACGCTGATTAACCACGGTGATAAAGTGCTGCCGTACGTGCGCCAGACGCCGCCGGACCTGATCCTGCTGGATTTAATGCTGCCAGGCACCGACGGCCTGACGCTGTGCCGCGAGATCCGTCGCTTCTCCGAGGTCCCGATTGTCATGGTGACCGCCAAAATTGAAGAGATCGACCGCCTGCTGGGTTTAGAAATCGGCGCCGACGATTACATCTGCAAACCGTACAGCCCGCGCGAAGTGGTGGCACGCGTGAAGACCATTCTGCGCCGCTGCCGGCCGCGTCAGGAGCTGCAGGCGCTGGACGAACAGAGCCCGCTGGTGGTGGACGAAACACGCTTCCAGGCCTCATGGCGCGAGCGACTGCTGGATCTTACTCCCGCCGAATTCCGTCTGCTGAAAACGCTGTCGCAGGAGCCGGGCAAAGTGTTCTCGCGCGAACAGCTGCTCAATCACCTGTACGATGACTACCGCGTCGTGACCGACCGAACCATCGACAGCCATATCAAAAACCTCAGGCGCAAGCTGGAGTCGCTGGACGCCGAACAGTCGTTTATTCGCGCTGTCTATGGCGTAGGCTACCGCTGGGAAGCCGACGCCTGCCGTATGGCCTAA